CCATCTTGGTTCAATTGCAAAGTTCTTTGTTGAGCTTTCAATTGGGCCTGTTGCATGTTAATGTTGTTAGGCATGTTCTGTTGGTTGTACTGCTGTTGGTAAGGGAAGGATTGATCCTGGTTGACTTGGTTGTACTGAGCAACAGAAGATTTCTGTTGGTTCTGCTGGTAAGAAACATTTTGTGGGTGATACTGGTATGGTTGACCGTTGGAGTTGTATTGCAAAGAGCCGTTGCCAGATGGGTGGTATTGCAATTGGTCGTGCATATATTGTGGGGAGTAGTTTGCACTGTTTGTGGTGGTGTGGTTGTTACCAGTAGAAGCAGTAGTAGAGCTTTGGCCACCTTGCATTTGATGCAATTGGTGTTGTTGCAacatttgttgttgttgttgttgcaaAAATGACTGTTGAGCCAATGGGTCATTCATCATGTTAGCACTTGGGTTAGAGTAGTATCTTTGTGGTTGAGAAGATAGGTActtttgttgttgtgcCAAAGCAGCAGCAGTAGCGTTGTTACCGCTAGAGGTGTTAGAGTTACCAGAAGCAGCGTTGTTAGAACCAGAGCCTGAAGATCCAGAGGCGGGTTTGTTTTGATTCAAATGGTTCAGGAATGAGTTATACATCATTTCCTGGAATTGCTGTTGGTTTAAAGAGCTGTTGTTGTTAGAGTTTGAGTTACCAGTTCCGGTACCACCAGACGCGTTTCCACTTTGTGGTATATGGTTCATAAttctttcttctaattCACCAAACAAAAAGCAAGCTTAGAGgagaaaaaagaagagagaTAAAAATCTGTTGTATCTGTTGTTTTggtttgtttgtttgtttttcttgttgATGTGATTGACTAATAGCGCAAATGTATAAGTCAATAACTGTCAGATagaaaaacttgaaacTAGCAGTGAAAACAAATGAAGGTTGTTCTGTGAGAATTAAATAAGTCAACGGAAGTAGTGTTAGTTATTCAAATTCTATTTCAATGAAAATACCAAGGTCAATTCTAATTGGGGTCTTGgtgttcttctttgttttgtttctaATTGCTTGtagttttctttaaaaAACACGTCAATACAATTGATTCCTATTCTTTGTATTTGATTATCAGTTCCTTATGATTAGCAGAGAACTAATAAATgtactattatttttcttttcagataaaataaagttGGAATGGTTTCTTGTTAATCCTTTGCAACAGTAAGTAAAAGACTTAATACTGCaatgaaaaaagatatGTATGGAAAAAACCAAGTagcaaaaatgaaatactgTTCACAAAGgaagtttttcaaaagtaGTTATAATTTGTACTTCTATTccttttgtttattttatttcaaaatttgtaTTCAAACAGAGAAGGgaagaaataaatttttttcttttgatttaAATCCTTTTTCTGGTGTTCTTCTCAGTTGTTTAttagagaaagaaaaaaatccCTTCAATTGAATTCAatgttgttttgttttgtttactttgttttgtttattCTTGCGTGTTCGTGTACTCACTGAGGGAGATGAATAGCAAGTAAACAAATCGCGAAAAATAGCAATGGAATTTCCGACGACAACTATCGAGAATGAATTTCGTGACTCGCTTGTTTCAAACGGTGGGGTCAGCTGTTTATTTAGGTAAGAATGATATCTTACTTCCGTTATTAGTTACTGAGCACGTATAGTATAGTTTAATACGCTCAAAATATCTAATATTAGATTTTTTGCCTTTTTGAAAGTGCCGAGGAAGCTTCTTCTAATTGTCAGTActaagagaagaagagaagtcCTGAGCCGAAACTTGTTAAGACGTCTCTGTTGAATcagaataataataaaaatataaattctGTCTTTCGATAAGAGCTTATAGTTGTGTCTAAGTTCTTATAGCGGCACAAAAAAACGTACAAAGACAAGAGTGTAGTGTTGTGTCTTCGTGCGTGCTGTTAGTTTATAGCAAgtttgaaaagaatttttctattgtaCGTAGGACCACAATATGAAAAACGACTTGTATAAGCAGCGGGTTTTGTATTGCTAAGTGTCTAAACCgattcttcaaaaatacaaGAGAGTGAGAACAGCGGATTCGTGTAGATCCTTTTTTGTGTCCTTTCTTTGACTTGTAAAGAAGTAAAAAGATGTAAGCAGGTATTACTACTTATCTTTATTAGCAATAGCaaaaagaatttaaaaaaGTTGGTTCTAAGACTATCCCGGAAACTATCTGGCAACAGATATGattcttttgaaatgtTAGGAGTAGTCTCGATAATGTCCTATTGTAAGTTAAAAACCTTAAGAAGAGAAGTAAAGGCTCAAACAGAAAGACGGTATAATATTGTAGTAGCGGAGATGTCTAATCTAGCCTTCCTTTCCTTCACAGTTCCTAGTATGTTCAAAGCTAAGTTGAAAAGCAGCTATTGGAGTAGTGCGTCTATTATCTCTTGCACTATATTCAAAGAgaattcttcaaaagtaAACTGATCTCTAAAACGTTTATCCGGTTAGGAATGTTAGTagagaaaatagaaaagtTATTATTTCTCCTAGTATTAAACTAAGCTTTCTGAGCGTAAGAGTCCTACAGTAGAAAGAACTATCAAAGATTGCTATTACTTTTGTCTCTGAGTTATCTTTATTGAAAGTTTGTTGAAGGAAACCTCCTTGTTACAGAATTAGAATCACAAGAAAATTTTCTCTGCCACCTCTTCCCTTTCCTCTTCCCCCTTCCTACCTCCATTCGTCACCTTGCACAGTTCGCCACTCAGactcaaaagaagaaaccgGGAGGACAAGACAAGACAAAAGCCGGGTCGATTCTCTAGCAAAAATGGCTCTGTGAGTGGTCTCTCTTCCCACTCTACATGGGTATGCCCTAAGGTTCCTCCTCCTGCTATCCTTTCGCTCCAAAGAGCTCACCCAGAGCTCACCCAGAGCTTTCAGAGCTTTCAGAGTCCCTCCTTTCCTCATTCGCTAAGAAAAGTGCGTGCTCTACATCTTATCGTACGTCCCCTCCTTCcctttctctttctctttctcttctttttcgctcattttttttctgctGTATGATGCAGAGCTAATCATTCACCAACTTTCACAGCACGGAATAACACCTGTGCGCAGCGATCGGAGCCACTGCAAAGTCTCTCTGAATTATAACAGCTCTACTGCCTCCCTGCCTAGCTCCTTCCTTCCTCCTGCTAAGCTCTTCCTCCACTAGCTTCAAGCCCTCTGCCTAGACAATCCCCCCCTCTCTTACTAAAGACTCTCCCACTACACAGAATCTTCAACGAATACACCTAATGGACAaatatcaacaaatatCGCTCGCCTCCATAATCTTCTCTATAGAACAGCTGTGACAGCACTAAGAATCCTTGTTCTACTATCTTTCTGGCTCTATCCTTGCTCTACTATCTCTTTGGctctcttcttgttctttgcTCTATGTTCTACAATCTTTGTTTTACTGTCATCTCTTGGTTTTGCTTTTGCCCTTCTATCACTGCCCTATCTTTCCTCGCTCCACAAGAACAGGCAAGAGAAGGATCCATGTCCTTAAAAGaggctttttttttgagtaGCTCATGAGAGTATGCAGGCGGGATATCCTGCGTCTATGTAACGAACCATATATGTCACGTACTACTGTTAGTTCGCACTATTTAAGTTTGCTCTTTTCTACCTTCCACGGCTGGAAATTTCATGACACTAATGCGAACACGCAGAACCTATGGGGGCAGAAAGTAATGCGTATACGTTATTGGTCTTCTATATCTATAGTAAAAACTATCTTAAAAGTTTTCTTGCCCCAGAGATCATTAGTTGTTGGGATAAACGGAGCGTGCTGGAAAGAAATTAGGCGTATTATGTTTTACACATGTCTATGTAATCTGCCGAGGTGGGCATTTACTATACTATAAAATTatgaagacaaaaaaaaatgaataaagaaaagaaaagtattttgtaatttttcCTTCTATAAAATTACATTTGGTTAGTATGCACTTCTGGGTCGTAATTCACTTTTACCATGGGTCTGTACACTGGTTCCCACATCTGTGATTTCACCCATTCTAGACATTGGTCGAAGTCTCTTGGTACAGTGACTTTCTCACCGGGACTGCCTGGCACTTCTTCGTCTTCGATACGGGCAGTGCCTTCCTTTAACGATTGTAGAATAACCGCAGTAGCTAGCTTAGCGGAAGTGTTTGTAATGTCTTCCAATGGTGGTAGCAAACCAGGCCTAGAGTCACCTGGTTTCAATGGAGATAGGGCCGCAAGTTGGTCTACTGCCGCGGAAATCATAGTGTCTGTGATAGCTGTGGCACGGGAAAGAACAGCACCTAGACCAATACCTGGGAATGAGAAACAGTTGTTATTCTCGGAGATACGGTAGCCATTCACTGGAGCAAATGGAGAACCTGTTGCAACCAAGGCATCATTATTGGTCCACTCCATTAGATCAGATGGAACAGCCTCGTGTAATCTAGTTGGATTGGATAGTGGGAAAATGATTGGTCTTGGGTTGTATTTATACATCTCTTGGACGATCTCCTTGGTAAAAGCACCTGCCTGTGTGGAACAACCTACCAAGCACGTTGGTTTCATCTTAGAAACAACGTTGAATAACTTGGTagtatcaatatcatccCAATCTTCGTCTGGTTTGGCATATCTGTGTTGAGCTACCGTTGAGTTCTCCTCCATAGATTCTAGGATTAAACCACGTCTGTCCATCAAATAAATGTTACTCCGAGCTTCTTCTGGAGTTAGTCCATGTGTAACCATGTGATTTGTTATTTGGTCAGCAATACCAAGACCAGCAGACCCTGCTCCAAAAACTAACACCTTTGTATCCTTTAATTCTCTGTCTGTATGCTTTAGTGCAGCAAGCAATGAAGCAGTGACAACTGCACCAGTACCTTGAATGTCATCGTTGAAGCATGGCAAATCATAACGGTACTTATCCAGGATTCGTCTGGCGTTCTTAACACCGAAATCTTCGAAATGTAAAACGGCACTTGGATATAGTTTTTTGACCGCTTGGATAAAGCTATCTATGAAGTCATCATATTGCTTACCCCTTATCCTTGAGAATTTGTTACCCATATACAATTCATCTCTTGCTAATTTCTTGTTGTTAGTACCCACATCCAAGCAAACCGGTAGGACTCTTCCTGGATGGATACCACCACATAAAGTCATTAGGGCTAATTTTGAAATCGCAATACGAACACCACCAACACCTTGGTCACCGATACCTAAGATACCTTCTGAATCAGATACAACGATGTAGTCAACATCTTTGGCCTCTCCGTAAACTGCCAATCTCTTCTCCACAGAGTTTGGTTCTGTGATATCGAGGAATACACCTTCTGGTTTTCTGAATCTGTGGGAATAAGATGCAATAGCATCACCCTCCGTTGGGGTATATATGATGGGAACCAACTCTCTAATGTGTTTTCTCACCAATGCAAAATACAAGACTTTATTCTGCACTCTCAAAGAAGTCATGA
This window of the Nakaseomyces glabratus chromosome L, complete sequence genome carries:
- the MAE1 gene encoding malate dehydrogenase (oxaloacetate-decarboxylating) (CAGL0L02035g~Ortholog(s) have malate dehydrogenase (decarboxylating) (NAD+) activity, role in cellular amino acid metabolic process, malate metabolic process, pyruvate metabolic process and cytosol, mitochondrion localization) codes for the protein MFLFRKPSIRSCQRINSLCSLLELQRGYATTTRENTLYPPHADTSSPHKTPVGEAAKEYLKQKKRKLQEKGTPKSTRLTVEGVIECPLESFQLLNSPLFNKGSAFTQEEREAFNLEALLPPQVNTLDEQLERAYKQLCYLKTPLAKNDFMTSLRVQNKVLYFALVRKHIRELVPIIYTPTEGDAIASYSHRFRKPEGVFLDITEPNSVEKRLAVYGEAKDVDYIVVSDSEGILGIGDQGVGGVRIAISKLALMTLCGGIHPGRVLPVCLDVGTNNKKLARDELYMGNKFSRIRGKQYDDFIDSFIQAVKKLYPSAVLHFEDFGVKNARRILDKYRYDLPCFNDDIQGTGAVVTASLLAALKHTDRELKDTKVLVFGAGSAGLGIADQITNHMVTHGLTPEEARSNIYLMDRRGLILESMEENSTVAQHRYAKPDEDWDDIDTTKLFNVVSKMKPTCLVGCSTQAGAFTKEIVQEMYKYNPRPIIFPLSNPTRLHEAVPSDLMEWTNNDALVATGSPFAPVNGYRISENNNCFSFPGIGLGAVLSRATAITDTMISAAVDQLAALSPLKPGDSRPGLLPPLEDITNTSAKLATAVILQSLKEGTARIEDEEVPGSPGEKVTVPRDFDQCLEWVKSQMWEPVYRPMVKVNYDPEVHTNQM